DNA from Mycobacteriales bacterium:
ACGAGTCCGCGCCGGGCGCGACAACGTGACGCGCGGCCGGCCGGCGGCCGGTCGCTCAGCCGGGCAGGTCCGGATCGCCGTGCTCCCCCCACCACCGGGCCAGCTTGCCGGCCCGGCTCACCGCACGCAGCCGCCGCTCGGTCTCCCGGCGGGCCGCCGACGTCGCCACGATGAGGAGCGCGTCCCCCCGGGCCAGTCGGGTCTGTCCGTCCGGCACGAAACTCGCCCCTGATCGCACGACCAGCGACAGCGCCGCGCCGGCCGGCAACCGGAGCTCGTCGACGTAGACGCCGTGCAGGCGGGAGCCGACCGGCACCTGGACCTGCAGCAGGTCGGCGCCGAGCTCCTCCAGGGGCGCCGCCTCGACCGTCACCTCGCGCGGGGCGGCCCGCTCGAGGACGTCAAGCCGTACGGCGACCCAGGGCAGCGAGGTGCCCTGGATCAGGGTGAAGACGATGACGAGGACCACCACGGTGTTGAACAGAGCGTCCGCGTGCGGCCGGCCGGCACTGATCGGGATGGTGGCCAGCACGATGGGTACGGCGCCGCGCAGCCCCGCCCAGGACAGGAACAGGTGCTCCCGCAGGCGGAGCCGGAACCAGATCACGCTGAAGAACACCGCGAGCGGGCGTGCCACGACGAGAAGTACGGCGCCCACGGCCAGGCCGGGCAGGATCGCGGCGGGCAGCGCGTCGGGACTGACCAGCAGCCCGAGCAGCACGAACAGCCCGATCTGGGCCAGCGAGCCGAGCCCTTCGGCGAATCCCAGGGTCGCCCGGCGGTGCGGCAGGGTCGAATTGCCGAGTACCAGACCGGCGAGGTAGACCGCCAGGAAGCCGGACGCGTGGGCGACCGACGCGACGGCGTACCCGAGCACGGCGAACGCGACGGTCGCGAGTGGGTAGAGCCCGGCGGACGGGAGCGCGCTGCGGCGCAGGACCGCGGCACCGGCGACGCCGACCACCAGACCGATCACCGCCCCCACGATCAGTTCGTAGACGATGAGCCCGGCGGTGCCGGCCACGGACCGCCCGTGGGCGGCCGACAACACGACGACCAGGATCACGGCGGGGGCGTCATTGACGCCGGACTCGACCTCGAGGATGGCGGCCAGCCGGCCGCGCAGCGGCAGCCGCCGGAGGGTGGCGAAGACGGCGGCGGCGTCGGTGGAGGAGACGATCGCCCCGAGCAGCAGGCCGTCCCGGGCGTCGAAGCCGAGGATCAGGATCGCCGCACCCGCGGTGACGGCGACGCTGATCCCGAAGCCGATCGTGGCCAGCACGACGCCCGGCACCATCGCCCGGCGCACCGTCGGCCAGCGGGTCGACAGGCCGCCTTCGGCGAGGATGAGGACGAGCGCGGACAGCCCCAGGGTGCGGGTCAGCGACGCGTTGTCGAAGTGCACGCCGAGGCCGGCCTCGCCGAGGGCGAGGCCGAGCCCGAGGTAGATCAGCAGGGTGGGAAGCCCGAATCGATCGGACACCCGCACCGCGAGTACGGCGACCAGCACCACCGCGGCGCCTAGGAGAACGGCCAGGTCGACCGGTCCGCTCATGGTGCAGGCCGGTCCGCGTCAGCGCCCTGACGGGGCGCGGTCAGCAGTCGATCATCCGCCGGCGGCACGGCGGCGTATCGCATCGGCGAAGGTCGCGTCGGGCGCACAGAGCGAACAGGGGGTGAACCCGGCTTCCCGGGCCTCGAGGCGGCTCAACGGCACCGCCTCCTTGCCGGACAGATGCGGGCAGCCGGCGACGTGATATCTCGGCCGGCCGTCGACGACCAGGACCTCGTCGGTGCTGTCGACCACCCGGAGGGCGTCGGGCGCCGAGACGTCCTCTTCGGCCGGCTCGTCCGGCGGATCGGGGTAGTCGGTCGTGTCCGCGTCGGCAGCTGCGGCTGGTTCGGTCGCGGCCACGGCGTCGGTGGTCCCGGCCGGTCCGAACGACCCGATCGGCGCCCCGGTCGGCGGCGCCCCGGTCGGCGGCATCGCCGGCAACTGCTGGGTCTCGCCGCTGCGGCCCAGGCTCGACGTACCCAGCGGACCGGTTTCGGGCAGCCGGTTGCGCCGGTAGACGATCGATGCCGCCAGGGCGCCGGCCGCGACCACACTGGCGCCGATCGACGCCCAGATCAACGGATGGCTGCCGTCGACGACGCCCGCGGCCAGCAGGGCCGCCGACGCGAGAACCAGCAGCAGACTGAGGATGATCACACGTCGTCCCGGACTCCAGCCGGACAGGTCCCTGCCGTGCCGGCCCGGGTCACCCGACCGGCCGGTCGGTCCCGCCCGCCTGGCCGTCGACCGAGTGCGCCCGGCCCGCACCGGCCCGCGCCGGGCCACCGGAGGGCTGCAGCGTCTCGGACCCGCGCAGATCCTGCAGCTGGCTCTCGAAGTAGGTCGTCATCCGGGAGCGGTACTCCCGCTCGAAGACGCGCAGATGCTCGACCGCCTTCTCCAGTTCACCCTTCTGGGTGCTGAGGCTGCCCATGACCTCCTGGTGACGCCGCTCAGCCTCGTCGGTGAGCGCTGCAGCCTTGTTGCGGGCGTCGCGTTCGATCGACTCGGCGCGGGTCCGCGACTCCCCGGTCAGGCCGTCGGCCTTGCCCCGGGCGTCGGCGACCAGACGCTGCGCCTCGGACCGCGCACCGGCGAGCACCCGGTCGGCCTCGGACTTCGCCTCGGAGACGTGCCGGTCGGCCGTCTCCTGGGCGAGCGCCAGCATCCGGACGGCCTTGACCTGGTCGCCCTCGTTCGCGGCGACGGCGGCGCCGGCCGCAGCCGCGGCGGCCGCGTCACCGGTCGACCCGGCCTCGGCTGCGGGCGGCGCGGCGGGAGCGGCTGGCGCAGCGGCCGCGGGGGCCGTCGACCTGCCGGCGGCCGGCTGGGACTTCAGGTCGTTGTTCTCTTCGATCAGCCGGGACAGCTCGGTCTCGACCAGGTCGAGGAACTCGTCGACCTCGTCTTCGTCGTAACCGCGCTTGCCGATCGGCGGCTTCTTGAACGCCACATTATGGACGTCAGCGGGAGTAAGGGGCATGGGATCACCTCAGCATGGGGATGTGGCCGGTACGGGGGACCGGCCACTGGTACGGCTCGTCACACGGCAAGACTGGCTACCACGCTCATCAAGATGTAGACGACGAAAAACAAAACAATAAACCCCAGGTCGATACTGATCCCGCCCAGCCGGAGCGGCGGGATCACCCGACGGAGGAGTTTCAAGGGTGGATCAGTAGCCGAGTAGACCACTTCCAGCCCTGCGGCCACCAATCCGCCCGGCCGCCAGTGCCTCGCCAACTGCATGACCCACTCCACGACGAAGCGGGCAACCAGCAGCAGGAGGAAGACCAGGAGCAGGAAGTGCAGGGCCTGCCAGAAATCGCTCACCGACATCAACTCTGGTTGAAAAAGCCGCCCTCAGCGATGCGGGCCTTGTCCTCGGCGGTGACGTGGACGTTCTGCGGAGACAGCAGGAAGACCTTGTTCGTCACACGCTCGATGCTGCCCCGCAGGCCGAAGGAGAGCCCAGCGGCGAAGTCGACGAGGCGCTTGGCGTCCGCGTCGTCCATCTCGGTGAGGTTGATGATGACCGGCACGCCATCGCGGAAATGTTCGCCGATGGTGCGGGCCTCGTTGTAGGTGCGGGGATGCAGGGTGGTGATCCGGGAGAGCGGAACATCGTCGTAGCCCACGTCGGTCACGGCTGGCGTCTCCTCCGACCAGGGTCGTACGGCGGTGCGGTCGCGGCGGGCCGGGACCGCTGGGGATTCGTCGGCGTACTCGTCGTAGTCGTCATAGTCCGCAGCGTCGCTGGGACGCTCCTCGTCCTCGACGAGCCCGAGGTAGATTCCCATCTTGCGCATGGCGCCGGCCATCGGGCGTCCTTCCTCGGGAGAGCGGTAAATCTTCTGCGGCGAGGT
Protein-coding regions in this window:
- a CDS encoding YggT family protein, with the protein product MSDFWQALHFLLLVFLLLLVARFVVEWVMQLARHWRPGGLVAAGLEVVYSATDPPLKLLRRVIPPLRLGGISIDLGFIVLFFVVYILMSVVASLAV
- a CDS encoding potassium/proton antiporter, which produces MSGPVDLAVLLGAAVVLVAVLAVRVSDRFGLPTLLIYLGLGLALGEAGLGVHFDNASLTRTLGLSALVLILAEGGLSTRWPTVRRAMVPGVVLATIGFGISVAVTAGAAILILGFDARDGLLLGAIVSSTDAAAVFATLRRLPLRGRLAAILEVESGVNDAPAVILVVVLSAAHGRSVAGTAGLIVYELIVGAVIGLVVGVAGAAVLRRSALPSAGLYPLATVAFAVLGYAVASVAHASGFLAVYLAGLVLGNSTLPHRRATLGFAEGLGSLAQIGLFVLLGLLVSPDALPAAILPGLAVGAVLLVVARPLAVFFSVIWFRLRLREHLFLSWAGLRGAVPIVLATIPISAGRPHADALFNTVVVLVIVFTLIQGTSLPWVAVRLDVLERAAPREVTVEAAPLEELGADLLQVQVPVGSRLHGVYVDELRLPAGAALSLVVRSGASFVPDGQTRLARGDALLIVATSAARRETERRLRAVSRAGKLARWWGEHGDPDLPG
- a CDS encoding DivIVA domain-containing protein, whose protein sequence is MPLTPADVHNVAFKKPPIGKRGYDEDEVDEFLDLVETELSRLIEENNDLKSQPAAGRSTAPAAAAPAAPAAPPAAEAGSTGDAAAAAAAGAAVAANEGDQVKAVRMLALAQETADRHVSEAKSEADRVLAGARSEAQRLVADARGKADGLTGESRTRAESIERDARNKAAALTDEAERRHQEVMGSLSTQKGELEKAVEHLRVFEREYRSRMTTYFESQLQDLRGSETLQPSGGPARAGAGRAHSVDGQAGGTDRPVG